In a single window of the Streptomyces sp. CGMCC 4.7035 genome:
- a CDS encoding small ribosomal subunit Rsm22 family protein, which translates to MNAPVFPADTLRAALAALLDGLPPRQAAQAVDRLIANYRGRTPTDAPVLRDRSDVVAYAAYRMPATFAAVCAALDAFADAAPGWAPASHVDVGGGTGAATWAVSATWDGERQVTVLDWAEPALALGREIAAANPVLKAAEWRRSRIGSALTIESSDLVTVSYVLGELTEADRLAVVDAAAAAAQAVVIVEPGTPDGYARVIEARDRLIAAGFRVAAPCPHSAACPIVPGEDWCHFSARVSRSSLHRQVKGGSLAYEDEKFSYVAATRFPVVPAPSRVVRKPQIRKGQVLLDLCGPDESLRRDTVTKRHGPLYKAARDADWGDAWPPPQA; encoded by the coding sequence GTGAACGCCCCCGTCTTCCCAGCCGACACCCTCCGCGCCGCCCTCGCCGCGCTGCTCGACGGGCTTCCGCCCAGGCAGGCCGCGCAGGCCGTGGACCGGCTGATCGCGAACTACCGGGGACGGACCCCGACCGACGCGCCCGTGCTCCGGGACCGTTCGGACGTGGTCGCGTATGCCGCGTACCGGATGCCCGCGACGTTCGCGGCGGTGTGCGCGGCGCTCGACGCGTTCGCGGACGCCGCGCCCGGGTGGGCCCCGGCCAGCCATGTGGACGTCGGCGGCGGGACCGGCGCGGCGACCTGGGCCGTGAGCGCGACCTGGGACGGGGAGCGTCAGGTCACCGTGCTCGACTGGGCCGAGCCCGCGCTCGCCCTGGGCCGGGAGATCGCCGCCGCCAACCCGGTGCTGAAGGCCGCCGAGTGGCGCCGCTCTCGTATCGGATCGGCGCTCACCATCGAGAGCAGTGATCTGGTGACGGTCTCGTACGTCCTCGGTGAGCTGACCGAGGCCGATCGCCTCGCCGTAGTCGACGCCGCGGCCGCAGCGGCCCAGGCCGTCGTGATCGTCGAACCCGGCACCCCGGACGGCTACGCCCGCGTCATCGAGGCCCGCGACCGCCTGATCGCCGCCGGCTTCCGCGTCGCCGCCCCCTGCCCGCACAGCGCGGCATGCCCCATCGTCCCCGGCGAGGACTGGTGCCACTTCTCGGCCCGGGTCAGCCGTTCCTCGCTGCACCGGCAGGTCAAGGGCGGCTCCCTCGCGTACGAGGACGAGAAGTTCAGCTACGTCGCCGCCACCCGATTCCCGGTCGTGCCGGCGCCCTCCCGGGTCGTCCGCAAGCCGCAGATCCGCAAGGGTCAGGTCCTCCTCGACCTGTGCGGCCCCGACGAGTCCCTGCGCCGCGACACGGTGACCAAGCGGCACGGGCCGCTCTACAAGGCGGCCCGCGACGCGGACTGGGGCGACGCCTGGCCGCCGCCCCAGGCCTGA
- a CDS encoding serine hydrolase domain-containing protein codes for MPSLEHTRGRGGSRELSAPRLRIDTPEKAGLDPEELRLLVREIHDAVSGERPWAAGAVVVAGRGPVIAVEEALGWAVRYAAYDAEADRAVELPPAARVPMTVDTPFDLASLTKLFTAVAAVQQLERGTLGIDARVAAYLPEFHAAAEHGITVRQLLTHTSGLRPELPLYDCASDAARLALLRSEAPVGVPGTYCYSDLNLLLLQYVLERVTGRPLDVLIHDCITRPLGMTATGFGPSPGAAATEDQRRPWAKVDRGMLRGVVHDENAWVLGGVAGHAGLFSTARDLAVFCRTLLAGGSYGTARILGPDFVERMLTSPGLGFAVDQPWFMGELSGRGAAGHTGFTGTSLVLDPATDTFLVLLANTVHPRRRVPDSRPRAAAGDRLARAVRGPERCASG; via the coding sequence GTGCCGTCCCTGGAACACACGCGCGGGCGTGGAGGGAGCAGAGAGCTGAGCGCGCCGAGACTGCGCATTGACACCCCTGAGAAGGCGGGGCTCGATCCCGAGGAACTGCGTCTTCTCGTACGGGAGATCCACGACGCCGTGAGCGGAGAGCGGCCCTGGGCGGCGGGCGCCGTGGTGGTCGCCGGGCGTGGCCCCGTGATCGCCGTGGAGGAGGCATTGGGCTGGGCGGTCCGGTATGCCGCGTACGACGCGGAGGCGGACCGGGCTGTCGAACTGCCGCCCGCGGCACGGGTGCCGATGACCGTGGACACGCCCTTCGACCTGGCCTCGCTCACCAAGCTGTTCACGGCGGTCGCCGCCGTCCAGCAACTGGAGCGCGGCACGCTCGGCATCGACGCGCGGGTGGCGGCGTATCTGCCGGAATTCCACGCGGCGGCGGAACACGGGATCACCGTACGACAGTTGCTCACCCACACCTCGGGTCTGCGGCCCGAACTCCCGCTGTACGACTGCGCGTCGGACGCGGCACGGCTCGCGTTGCTGCGGTCGGAGGCGCCGGTGGGCGTACCCGGGACGTACTGCTATTCGGACCTGAACCTGCTGCTCCTGCAATACGTTCTGGAACGCGTCACCGGCCGTCCGCTCGACGTGCTCATCCATGACTGCATCACCCGGCCGCTCGGGATGACGGCGACGGGTTTCGGGCCGAGCCCGGGCGCGGCGGCGACGGAGGACCAGCGGCGGCCGTGGGCCAAGGTGGACCGGGGGATGCTGCGGGGCGTGGTCCACGACGAGAACGCCTGGGTGCTCGGCGGGGTGGCCGGTCATGCGGGCCTCTTCTCGACCGCGCGCGACCTGGCCGTCTTCTGCCGCACTCTGCTGGCCGGCGGTTCGTACGGCACGGCGCGCATCCTGGGGCCCGATTTCGTCGAACGGATGCTCACCTCGCCCGGGCTGGGGTTCGCGGTCGACCAGCCGTGGTTCATGGGGGAGTTGTCGGGTCGGGGCGCGGCCGGCCATACGGGCTTCACGGGTACGTCACTGGTCCTGGACCCGGCGACGGACACGTTCCTGGTCCTCCTGGCGAACACGGTCCATCCGCGCCGCCGGGTCCCGGACAGCCGACCACGGGCGGCGGCGGGGGACCGGCTGGCGCGGGCGGTGCGGGGGCCTGAGCGGTGCGCTTCAGGGTGA
- a CDS encoding multidrug effflux MFS transporter, translating into MPERGCTTHDRKEPEGHIEGHIEGHMAEAKAPIPPSDAPQSTAASSPRHDAALRRTGLLVTFILGSLNATPPLAMDMYLPSLPEVTTSLHAPAATVQLTLTACLAGMALGQLLVGPMSDKWGRRRPLLVGLVVYVVATVLCALAPSVETLVAFRLVQGLAGAAGIVIARAVVRDLYDGVAMARFFSTLMLISGVAPIVAPLIGGQILRVTDWRGVFVVLTAVGIALTALVWVRLPETLPPAERHSGGVGEALRSMRALLADRVFTGYTVAGSFAFAALFAYVSASPFVIQEIYGASPQTFSLLFGVNSVGLVVVGQINGKVLVGRVSLDKVLAVGLAVITLAATALLLMSMGALGEVGLGPVAAALFVLMSAMGLALPNAQSLALMRTRRNAGAASALLGTSSFLIGAVASPLVGIAGEHTAVPMAVVQLAAALVAVACFVALCRPWNTRAGVEGAES; encoded by the coding sequence ATGCCCGAGCGTGGCTGTACCACGCACGACCGCAAGGAGCCGGAAGGCCACATAGAAGGCCACATAGAGGGCCACATGGCCGAGGCGAAGGCGCCGATTCCCCCTTCCGACGCACCGCAGTCCACCGCCGCGTCGTCCCCCCGCCATGATGCCGCCCTCCGCCGTACCGGTCTGCTCGTCACCTTCATCCTCGGCAGCCTCAACGCCACGCCCCCGCTGGCCATGGACATGTACCTCCCGTCCCTCCCGGAGGTCACCACGTCCCTGCACGCGCCCGCCGCGACCGTGCAGCTCACCCTCACCGCCTGCCTCGCGGGCATGGCGCTCGGGCAGCTGCTGGTCGGTCCGATGAGCGACAAGTGGGGACGGCGGCGTCCGCTGCTCGTGGGCCTCGTCGTCTACGTCGTCGCCACCGTGCTGTGCGCGCTCGCGCCCTCGGTGGAGACCCTCGTCGCGTTCCGGCTGGTGCAGGGGCTCGCGGGAGCGGCCGGGATCGTGATCGCGCGCGCCGTCGTCCGCGATCTGTACGACGGCGTGGCCATGGCCCGGTTCTTCTCCACCCTCATGCTGATCTCCGGGGTCGCGCCGATCGTCGCGCCGCTGATCGGCGGCCAGATCCTGCGCGTCACCGACTGGCGGGGCGTCTTCGTCGTCCTCACCGCCGTCGGGATCGCGCTCACCGCGCTGGTGTGGGTGAGGCTGCCCGAGACGCTCCCTCCGGCCGAGCGGCACAGCGGGGGAGTGGGCGAGGCCCTGCGCTCCATGCGGGCGCTGCTGGCCGACCGCGTCTTCACCGGCTACACGGTCGCGGGCAGCTTCGCCTTCGCCGCGCTGTTCGCCTACGTCAGCGCGTCCCCCTTCGTGATCCAGGAAATCTACGGCGCCTCCCCGCAGACCTTCAGCCTGCTGTTCGGCGTCAACTCCGTGGGCCTGGTGGTCGTCGGACAGATCAACGGCAAGGTCCTGGTCGGCCGGGTCAGCCTCGACAAGGTGCTGGCGGTGGGCCTCGCGGTCATCACCCTCGCCGCGACCGCCCTGCTGCTGATGTCGATGGGCGCGCTCGGCGAGGTGGGCCTCGGCCCGGTCGCCGCGGCCCTCTTCGTCCTCATGTCGGCGATGGGTCTCGCGCTGCCCAACGCCCAGTCACTCGCCCTGATGCGCACCCGGCGCAACGCCGGTGCCGCCTCCGCGCTCCTCGGCACGTCCTCCTTCCTCATCGGCGCCGTCGCCTCGCCGCTGGTCGGGATCGCCGGTGAGCACACGGCGGTCCCGATGGCCGTCGTCCAACTGGCGGCGGCACTGGTGGCCGTGGCCTGCTTCGTGGCACTGTGCCGTCCCTGGAACACACGCGCGGGCGTGGAGGGAGCAGAGAGCTGA
- a CDS encoding Gfo/Idh/MocA family protein codes for MAGTADGRVRWGILATGGIAAAFAADLVDLPDAEIVAVASRSEESAKAFAERFGIPRAYGEWDALAMDEDVDVVYVATPHSAHRAAAGLCLEAGRNVLCEKAFTLNAREAQELVALAKERDRFLMEAMWMYCHPLVRRLKALVDDGAIGEVRSVQADFGLAGPFPPSHRLRDPAQGGGALLDLGVYPVSFAQLLLGEPSDIVARAMLSDEGVDLQTGALLSWESGALASVHCSIHGGTPTSASVTGSKGRIDVPYGFFFPDHFLLHRDGHDPEEFRADPADGPRTSLKHEALEVMRALRAGETQSPLVPLDGTLAVMRTLDAIRDRIGVRYPGEQ; via the coding sequence ATGGCGGGGACGGCTGACGGGCGGGTGCGGTGGGGAATCCTGGCGACCGGCGGGATCGCCGCGGCCTTCGCGGCCGATCTGGTCGACCTGCCGGACGCGGAGATCGTGGCGGTGGCCTCGCGCAGCGAGGAGTCGGCGAAGGCGTTCGCGGAACGGTTCGGGATACCGCGGGCCTACGGGGAGTGGGACGCCCTCGCCATGGACGAGGACGTCGACGTGGTGTACGTCGCCACTCCGCACTCGGCGCACCGGGCCGCGGCCGGACTGTGCCTGGAGGCCGGGCGGAACGTGCTGTGCGAGAAGGCGTTCACCCTGAACGCGCGTGAGGCACAGGAGCTGGTCGCGCTGGCGAAGGAGCGCGACCGTTTCCTGATGGAGGCCATGTGGATGTACTGCCATCCGCTGGTGCGGCGGTTGAAGGCGCTGGTCGACGACGGGGCGATCGGCGAGGTGCGCAGTGTGCAGGCCGACTTCGGGTTGGCCGGTCCCTTCCCACCTTCACACCGGCTGCGGGATCCGGCACAGGGCGGTGGGGCGCTGCTGGACCTGGGTGTGTATCCGGTGTCGTTCGCGCAGCTGCTGCTCGGGGAGCCGTCGGACATCGTCGCGAGAGCGATGCTCTCCGACGAGGGCGTTGATCTCCAGACGGGGGCACTGCTCTCCTGGGAGAGCGGCGCTCTCGCCTCGGTGCACTGCTCCATCCACGGCGGTACTCCCACCTCCGCCTCGGTCACCGGCTCCAAGGGCCGCATCGACGTCCCGTACGGCTTCTTCTTCCCGGACCACTTCCTGCTCCACCGGGACGGCCACGACCCCGAGGAGTTCCGCGCCGACCCCGCCGACGGCCCACGCACCAGCCTCAAGCACGAGGCCTTGGAGGTCATGCGCGCCCTCAGGGCGGGCGAAACCCAGTCCCCGCTCGTCCCCCTCGACGGCACCCTCGCGGTGATGCGCACACTCGACGCGATACGGGACCGGATCGGCGTCCGCTACCCCGGGGAGCAGTGA
- a CDS encoding D-alanyl-D-alanine carboxypeptidase family protein has protein sequence MRDSFPLSPRAARMSRRAVLGLAAATPLTLAAPTSASAATTIGGERLGRPGIQVQGAAGLPKRLSARSWLVADCESGEVLAACNAHRRLAPASTLKMLFADTVLEKFERTRTYKVTDADLADVPSGSSLVGIKPGITYTVEQLWLGVFLRSGNDAVHVLSHMNGGLAKTVAEMQARAEDLQALDTHVVSPDGFDHKGQISSAYDLTLFARHGLKSADFRGYCSTRTAHFPAGGKKTFQIQNTDRLLTGSWGLGIYKGLIGVKNGYTSHAGNTFTGAATRGGRTLLVTVMHPEPGGNGVYQETAALLDWGFAHAGTARAVGTLVDPLSEGGAKVSPSPTGAAKKGASGAEASAATGGSTWGLVGGAGGAVALLAGGAYALRGRRRKEAAADGESGDRRAEAAAGGGDGGGGGGDRGGGDGR, from the coding sequence ATGCGTGATTCCTTTCCGCTCTCCCCGAGGGCCGCGCGGATGTCCCGCCGCGCCGTGCTCGGGCTCGCCGCCGCCACGCCGCTGACCCTGGCCGCACCCACGTCCGCGTCCGCTGCCACCACCATCGGCGGCGAACGGCTGGGTCGCCCTGGCATCCAGGTGCAGGGGGCCGCCGGCCTGCCCAAGAGGCTCTCCGCCCGCTCCTGGCTCGTCGCCGACTGCGAGAGCGGCGAGGTGCTCGCCGCGTGCAACGCGCACCGGCGGCTCGCGCCCGCCTCCACTCTGAAGATGCTGTTCGCGGACACCGTTCTCGAGAAGTTCGAGCGGACCCGGACGTACAAGGTGACCGACGCCGACCTCGCGGACGTCCCGTCGGGCTCCAGCCTGGTCGGCATCAAGCCCGGAATCACCTACACCGTCGAGCAGCTGTGGCTCGGCGTCTTCCTGCGCTCAGGCAACGACGCGGTGCACGTCCTCAGCCATATGAACGGCGGGCTCGCGAAGACCGTCGCCGAGATGCAGGCCAGGGCCGAGGATCTACAGGCCCTTGACACGCATGTGGTGAGCCCCGACGGCTTCGACCACAAGGGGCAGATCTCCTCCGCGTACGACCTCACCCTGTTCGCCCGCCACGGCCTGAAGAGCGCCGACTTCCGTGGCTACTGCTCGACGAGGACCGCCCACTTCCCTGCGGGCGGCAAGAAGACCTTCCAGATCCAGAACACCGACCGCCTTTTGACCGGTTCGTGGGGCCTTGGCATATACAAGGGGCTCATCGGCGTCAAGAACGGTTACACCAGCCACGCGGGCAACACCTTCACCGGTGCCGCCACCCGCGGGGGCCGCACCCTCCTCGTGACCGTCATGCACCCGGAGCCCGGCGGCAACGGCGTCTACCAGGAGACCGCCGCCCTGCTCGACTGGGGATTCGCGCATGCCGGGACCGCTCGGGCCGTGGGCACGCTGGTCGATCCGCTGAGCGAGGGCGGCGCGAAGGTGTCGCCCTCACCGACGGGGGCGGCGAAGAAGGGGGCCTCCGGTGCGGAGGCCTCCGCCGCGACGGGCGGATCGACGTGGGGGCTGGTCGGCGGGGCCGGCGGAGCGGTGGCGCTGCTGGCCGGCGGGGCGTACGCGCTGCGGGGCCGCCGGCGGAAGGAAGCGGCGGCGGACGGCGAGAGCGGTGACCGGCGTGCGGAAGCGGCGGCCGGTGGCGGGGACGGTGGCGGGGGCGGCGGCGACCGGGGCGGCGGCGACGGGCGCTGA
- a CDS encoding aldo/keto reductase: METIEHTRTLGRAGIEVSALGFGCWAIGGEWSTPDGQPLGWGKVDDEESVRAIRRALDLGVTFFDTADAYGTGHSERILARALGKRRADVVLATKWGNLIDEERRLLVGSDDSPEYARRALTASLRRLDTDHIDLYQLHLSDADPERAAELRETCEEFVREGLIRAYAWSTDDPARAAVFAEGPHCTAVQHRLNILQEAPELLALCEESNLASINRSPLAMGLLTGKHTVGSALESGDIRNAPPAWLAGFSEGGGADAEWLSRVEALRSILTSDGRTLAQGALAWIWARSPRTVPIPGFRSVAQAEENAGAIAKGPLTAEQLAEVDRVLGR; encoded by the coding sequence ATGGAGACCATCGAGCACACCAGGACACTGGGCCGCGCCGGCATCGAGGTCAGCGCCCTCGGCTTCGGCTGCTGGGCCATCGGCGGCGAGTGGAGCACCCCGGACGGACAGCCGCTGGGCTGGGGCAAGGTCGACGACGAGGAGTCCGTCCGGGCGATCCGGCGCGCCCTCGACCTCGGCGTCACCTTCTTCGACACGGCCGACGCGTACGGCACCGGCCACAGCGAGCGCATCCTCGCGCGTGCCCTCGGCAAGCGGCGGGCCGACGTGGTCCTCGCCACCAAGTGGGGCAACCTTATTGACGAGGAACGCCGGCTGCTCGTCGGCAGCGACGACTCCCCGGAGTACGCCCGCCGCGCCCTGACCGCCTCCCTGCGCCGCCTCGACACCGACCACATCGACCTCTACCAGCTGCACCTCTCGGACGCCGACCCGGAGCGGGCCGCCGAACTCCGCGAGACCTGCGAGGAGTTCGTACGCGAGGGGCTCATCCGCGCGTACGCCTGGAGCACCGACGACCCCGCGAGGGCCGCCGTCTTCGCCGAGGGCCCCCACTGCACGGCCGTCCAGCACCGCCTCAACATCCTCCAGGAAGCGCCCGAACTCCTCGCCCTGTGCGAGGAGTCGAACCTCGCGAGCATCAACCGCAGCCCCCTCGCCATGGGGTTGCTGACCGGCAAGCACACCGTGGGGAGCGCCCTCGAATCCGGCGACATCCGCAACGCGCCGCCCGCGTGGCTGGCAGGTTTCTCCGAAGGCGGCGGAGCCGACGCGGAGTGGCTGAGCCGTGTGGAGGCCCTCCGGTCCATCCTCACCAGCGACGGCCGTACGCTCGCCCAGGGCGCCCTCGCCTGGATCTGGGCCCGCAGCCCGCGTACCGTCCCGATCCCGGGCTTCCGCTCGGTCGCCCAGGCGGAGGAGAACGCGGGCGCGATCGCGAAGGGCCCGCTCACCGCGGAGCAACTGGCCGAGGTCGACCGGGTACTTGGGCGGTGA
- a CDS encoding nuclear transport factor 2 family protein: MTIQTAKLSDPAVRAFVTAVNSHDREGFMALLAPGATMADDGSDRDLADWIDQEIFSSHGHMDVDNESKGGRSLIATYRNDTWGEMRTRWSFTVDDDGRITRFETGQA, translated from the coding sequence ATGACGATTCAGACAGCCAAACTCAGCGACCCCGCCGTCCGGGCTTTCGTCACCGCCGTCAACTCCCACGACCGCGAGGGCTTCATGGCGCTCCTCGCGCCCGGCGCCACCATGGCGGACGACGGCTCCGACCGGGACCTCGCCGACTGGATCGACCAGGAGATCTTCTCCTCCCACGGCCACATGGACGTCGACAACGAGTCCAAGGGCGGTCGTTCCCTCATCGCCACCTACCGCAACGACACCTGGGGCGAGATGCGCACCCGGTGGTCCTTCACCGTGGACGACGACGGCCGGATCACCCGCTTCGAGACCGGTCAGGCCTGA
- a CDS encoding DoxX family protein → MTCIDRRDVGLLLLRLGTGGVLAAHGAQMLFGWFGGGGLEGTGQYMESVGYRPGKASATAAGLAQAGGGTLLALGLATPAAGAAAAGSMAGAAAVHVPNGFFAQSGGYEYAATLGLTAAGLAVTGPGRLSVDALFGHAVNRGWMVPAAFAATATVTALVVGARNKRLRRQTEGEQDPLFDDQEALFDE, encoded by the coding sequence GTGACCTGTATCGACCGACGTGACGTGGGACTTCTGCTGCTTCGGCTGGGCACCGGCGGGGTGCTGGCGGCGCACGGCGCGCAGATGCTGTTCGGCTGGTTCGGAGGAGGCGGGCTCGAGGGGACCGGGCAGTACATGGAGTCCGTGGGCTACCGGCCGGGGAAGGCGAGCGCGACGGCGGCCGGACTCGCACAGGCGGGCGGTGGCACGCTGCTGGCACTGGGCCTGGCGACGCCGGCTGCCGGTGCGGCGGCGGCCGGTTCGATGGCGGGGGCGGCGGCGGTGCACGTACCGAACGGGTTCTTCGCCCAGAGCGGCGGCTACGAGTACGCGGCGACCCTCGGCCTCACGGCGGCGGGCCTGGCGGTCACGGGCCCCGGCCGGCTCTCGGTGGACGCGCTGTTCGGCCACGCCGTGAACCGCGGGTGGATGGTCCCGGCGGCGTTCGCGGCGACGGCGACGGTCACGGCGCTGGTGGTGGGGGCGCGGAACAAGCGGCTGCGGAGGCAGACGGAGGGGGAGCAGGACCCGCTGTTCGATGACCAGGAGGCCCTCTTCGACGAGTAG
- a CDS encoding MazG-like family protein, with translation MSEHVDSADLWDSITRLHAWLDANRTHDGADGLLLRVLKLSEEVGEVAQAVIGATGQNPRKGTTHSWADVEAELCDVVITALVALRTLTPQAREVFAAHLERVTNRSLG, from the coding sequence ATGAGTGAGCACGTCGACTCCGCGGACCTGTGGGATTCGATCACCCGACTGCACGCGTGGCTGGACGCGAACCGCACGCACGACGGTGCGGACGGCCTGCTGCTGCGCGTGCTGAAGCTGTCGGAGGAGGTCGGCGAGGTCGCGCAGGCGGTGATCGGCGCGACGGGACAGAATCCCCGCAAGGGCACGACGCACAGCTGGGCGGACGTCGAGGCGGAGCTGTGCGACGTGGTGATCACGGCCCTGGTGGCCCTGCGCACCCTGACACCGCAGGCGCGCGAGGTGTTCGCGGCGCATCTGGAGAGGGTCACGAACCGCTCGCTCGGCTGA
- a CDS encoding RNA polymerase sigma factor → MRTTLSGWARLLRSVAQRREHPDPALPRPCPSRSPDAYAAEGTPGIDELYHEHRLGLVRLALLLVDDLPTAEDLVQDAFAALVRRHGAWLTGVHDPVAYVRTSVVNGARSVLRRRRTARAHVPERQSPVPLPEEHVLLKEEHREVLDALRRLTRRQREVLVLRYWSHLSEAQIAETLGLSRGTVKSTASRALDALGRHLGATR, encoded by the coding sequence ATGCGCACGACGCTCAGCGGATGGGCACGGCTGCTGCGCAGCGTGGCCCAGAGGCGGGAGCACCCTGACCCCGCCTTGCCACGCCCCTGCCCGAGCAGATCTCCCGACGCGTACGCGGCGGAGGGCACGCCTGGAATCGACGAGCTCTACCATGAGCACCGGCTGGGGCTGGTCCGGCTCGCGCTGTTGCTGGTCGATGACCTGCCCACGGCCGAGGACTTGGTGCAGGACGCGTTCGCCGCACTCGTCCGCAGGCACGGCGCCTGGCTGACGGGCGTGCACGACCCGGTGGCCTATGTCCGGACGAGCGTGGTGAACGGGGCGCGTTCCGTACTGCGGCGGCGCAGGACCGCACGCGCACATGTCCCCGAACGGCAGAGCCCCGTTCCGCTGCCCGAAGAACACGTCCTGCTGAAAGAAGAGCACCGCGAAGTCCTCGACGCGCTGCGCAGACTCACCCGACGCCAGCGCGAGGTTCTCGTGCTGCGGTACTGGTCTCATCTTTCCGAGGCACAGATCGCCGAGACGCTCGGGCTGTCCCGCGGGACGGTCAAGTCGACGGCCAGCAGGGCGCTGGACGCGCTCGGCAGGCACCTGGGGGCAACGCGGTGA
- a CDS encoding dolichyl-phosphate-mannose--protein mannosyltransferase yields the protein MNESLTWTGRLRRFGYVPLPRTDTGERLAPSHPRPPTHLWQALGCPPAVASRAARATGWLGPLLTAAIAGVIRFWRLGRPHDLMFDETYYAKDAWAQLQLGYETVWPDRTTADPQILAHHQVIPLSDTGAFVAHPPLGKWVIAIGEWLFGLNPFGWRFMTAVLGTLSVLMLCRIGRRLFRSTFLGCLAGLLMAVDGLHYVMSRSALLDIVVMFFVLSAFGCLLIDRDRARARLLQALPRDEADRVRPDQHTGDRAGMGWRPWRLAAGVSLGLAAATKWNGLYFLLCFTVMTLLWDVGSRRTAGAGHPYRAVLRKDLGWSVASLVPVALATYLTTWTGWFLSDKGYGRHWADGRGGTWAWIPAPLRSLWHYEYQVYQFNIGLEKPHPYQSNPWSWPVLGRPVLFSFESSPDGQHGCGASGGCVRDITALGTPMLWWSACGALIYLLYRWALRRDWRAGAVLCAVAAGWLPWFLYQDRTIFSFYAVVFLPYLCLAVAMTAGALLGPPGAARRRRLWGTVGAGTLTLLVLWNFIYFFALYTGTQIPNTSWRERMWLDSWV from the coding sequence GTGAATGAATCCTTGACCTGGACGGGCCGCTTGCGCCGCTTCGGTTACGTACCGCTTCCGCGCACCGACACCGGGGAACGCCTGGCGCCGAGCCATCCCCGGCCACCGACTCATCTCTGGCAGGCTCTGGGCTGTCCCCCGGCCGTCGCCTCCCGTGCCGCGAGGGCGACCGGCTGGCTGGGACCGTTGCTGACCGCCGCCATCGCCGGGGTGATCCGCTTCTGGCGACTCGGCCGGCCGCACGACCTGATGTTCGACGAGACCTACTACGCCAAGGACGCCTGGGCTCAACTCCAGCTCGGCTACGAAACCGTGTGGCCGGACCGCACAACAGCCGACCCGCAGATCCTCGCCCACCACCAGGTCATACCCCTCTCGGACACCGGTGCGTTCGTCGCCCACCCGCCGCTGGGCAAGTGGGTCATCGCCATCGGTGAGTGGCTGTTCGGCCTGAATCCGTTCGGTTGGCGCTTCATGACAGCGGTCCTCGGCACACTGTCCGTTCTGATGCTGTGCCGCATCGGACGGCGTCTGTTCCGTTCGACGTTCCTCGGCTGTCTGGCCGGCTTGCTGATGGCCGTGGACGGCTTGCACTACGTCATGAGCCGCAGCGCACTGCTGGACATCGTGGTGATGTTCTTCGTCCTGTCCGCGTTCGGCTGCCTGCTGATCGACCGGGACCGGGCGCGGGCGCGACTGCTCCAGGCGCTGCCCAGGGACGAGGCGGACAGGGTGAGGCCGGATCAGCACACGGGCGACCGGGCCGGAATGGGGTGGCGGCCCTGGCGGTTGGCCGCCGGCGTCTCCTTGGGCCTGGCGGCGGCGACCAAATGGAACGGTCTCTATTTCCTGCTGTGCTTCACGGTGATGACCCTGCTGTGGGACGTGGGCTCCCGTCGTACCGCCGGGGCAGGGCACCCGTACCGCGCGGTGCTGCGCAAGGACCTCGGCTGGTCCGTGGCGTCCCTCGTCCCCGTCGCTCTGGCGACGTATCTGACGACATGGACCGGATGGTTCCTGTCCGACAAAGGGTATGGCCGGCACTGGGCGGACGGCCGGGGCGGCACATGGGCGTGGATCCCCGCGCCCCTGCGCAGCCTCTGGCACTACGAATACCAGGTCTACCAATTCAATATCGGGCTGGAGAAACCCCACCCGTATCAGTCGAATCCGTGGAGCTGGCCGGTGCTCGGTCGCCCCGTACTGTTCTCTTTCGAGTCGTCACCCGACGGACAGCACGGCTGCGGTGCATCCGGAGGCTGTGTGCGAGACATCACCGCTCTGGGCACACCGATGCTGTGGTGGTCGGCCTGTGGCGCCCTGATCTACCTGCTGTACCGGTGGGCGCTACGACGCGACTGGCGCGCCGGCGCCGTCCTGTGCGCGGTGGCGGCGGGCTGGCTGCCGTGGTTCCTCTACCAGGACCGCACCATCTTCTCCTTCTACGCGGTCGTCTTCCTGCCCTACCTGTGCCTGGCCGTGGCGATGACGGCCGGCGCGCTCCTCGGCCCACCCGGAGCCGCCCGACGACGCCGCCTGTGGGGCACGGTGGGCGCCGGCACCCTCACGCTGCTGGTCCTGTGGAACTTCATCTATTTCTTCGCTCTGTACACGGGTACGCAGATCCCCAATACCTCTTGGCGCGAGCGGATGTGGCTCGACTCCTGGGTGTAG